In Callospermophilus lateralis isolate mCalLat2 chromosome 18, mCalLat2.hap1, whole genome shotgun sequence, one DNA window encodes the following:
- the Nkg7 gene encoding protein NKG7, whose protein sequence is MEPCRSLALLAGSLGLIASLVALSTDFWFVAMGPTSSAHSGLWPSGHRETVAASIHVTQSFCILAAVWGLVSVGFLVLSCIPSLSAPGRGPLVSTITAFAAALSLVVAMAVYTGERWAQPQHPQIQTFFSWSFYLGWVSVILWLCAGALSLGAHHGARQPGYESL, encoded by the exons ATGGAGCCCTGCCGGTCTCTGGCCCTGCTTGCTGGCTCCCTGGGCTTGATAGCCTCCCTGGTTGCTCTGAGCACCGATTTTTGGTTCGTGGCCATGGGACCCACCTCCTCTGCTCACTCAGGCCTCTGGCCATCGGGCCATCGGGAGACAGTAGCAG CTTCCATCCACGTGACCCAGAGCTTCTGCATCCTGGCTGCTGTGTGGGGCCTGGTGTCGGTGGGCTTCCTGGTCCTGTCCTGTATCCCTTCCTTGTCTGCCCCAGGCCGCGGCCCTCTGGTCTCAACCATCACAGCCTTTGCTGCAG CTCTCTCCTTGGTGGTGGCCATGGCTGTGTACACAGGAGAGAGGTGGGCCCAGCCTCAACACCCCCAGATCCAGACCTTCTTTTCCTGGTCCTTCTACTTGGGTTGGGTCTCAGTCATCCTCTGGCTTTGTGCAG GTGCCCTGAGTCTAGGTGCTCACCATGGTGCCCGGCAGCCTGGCTATGAAAGCTTGTGA
- the Lim2 gene encoding lens fiber membrane intrinsic protein isoform X1, whose translation MYSFMGGGLFCAWVGTILLVVATATDHWMQYRLSGSFAHQGLWRYCLGHKCYLQTESIGEPWDRAPAAGWGHGEGEMSSPREAGSLLEQPGSDLGVPTAYWNATRAFMILSALCATSGIVMGILAFAQQSAFTRLSRPFSAGIMFFASTLFVLLALAIYTGVTVSFLGRRFGDWRFSWSYILGWVALLMTFFAGIFYMCAYRMHECRRLSTPR comes from the exons ATGTACAGCTTCATGGGTGGCGGCCTCTTCTGTGCATGGGTGGGGACCATCCTCCTGGTGGTGGCCACGGCAACAGACCACTGGATGCAGTACCGGCTGTCAGGGTCCTTCGCTCACCAAGGCCTGTGGCGGTACTGCCTGGGCCACAAGTGCTACCTGCAGACGGAGAGCATTGGTGAGCCCTGGGACAGAGCCCC GGCAGCTGGCTGGGGTCACGGAGAGGGCGAGATGTCCAGTCCTAGGGAAGCAGGGTCCCTGCTGGAGCAGCCTGGGAGTGACCTGGGTGTTCCCACAGCCTACTGGAATGCCACCCGGGCCTTCATGATCCTGTCCGCTCTGTGCGCCACCTCGGGCATCGTCATGGGCATCCTGGCCTTTGCGCAGCAGTCCGCCTTCACCCGCCTGTCGCGGCCCTTCTCCGCGGGCATCATGTTTTTTGCCTCCA CCCTCTTCGTGCTGTTGGCCTTGGCCATTTACACAGGAGTCACGGTCAGCTTCCTAGGCCGCCGCTTCGGGGACTGGCGCTTTTCCTGGTCTTACATCCTGGGCTGGGTAGCCCTGCTCATGACCTTCTTCGCAG GGATTTTCTACATGTGTGCCTACCGCATGCATGAGTGCCGGCGCCTGTCCACGCCCCGCTGA
- the C18H19orf84 gene encoding piRNA-mediated silencing protein C19orf84 homolog — protein sequence MEETPVKMEQLKNGPAGSEGNSLPLLTPGAEGWSPVSIPALPPSLVGTPHPAHLGLPEHLASVTVPIRLDALSYLLHSALMGAYSLQQSFPSCSCSPQACHTQPGVAKRPFRGRGGWDVPRRPTRGQGQSRRGPGRAEQPERDRAGVPWAGPKTPPVTPPSPPTLLAQDGKREPLLDPTPAAEDWETEY from the exons ATGGAAGAGACTCCCGTGAAGATGGAACAACTAAAGAACGGACCAGCTGGATCCGAGGG GAACAGCCTACCCCTCCTCACACCTGGAGCTGAGGGCTGGTCCCCTGTGTCCATCCCAGCCCTGCCACCCTCGCTCGTGGGCACCCCACACCCAGCCCACCTGGGACTCCCTGAGCACCTGGCCTCTGTGACTGTTCCCATCCGCTTGGATGCCCTCTCCTACCTCCTGCACAGTGCCCTGATGGGGGCCTACAGCCTCCAGCAGTCCTTCCCCTCCTGCTCCTGCTCCCCACAGGCATGCCACACCCAGCCAGGAGTAGCCAAGAGGCCGTTCAGGGGGCGCGGAGGGTGGGATGTTCCGCGCAGGCCCACCCGGGGCCAGGGCCAGTCAAGACGAGGCCCTGGGAGAGCTGAGCAACCAGAGAGGGACAGGGCAGGGGTCCCTTGGGCTGGCCCCAAGACCCCACCGGTGACACCTCCATCACCACCCACCCTGCTGGCCCAGGATGGGAAGAGGGAGCCACTCCTGGACCCCACACCTGCTGCTGAAGACTGGGAGACAGAATATTAG
- the Lim2 gene encoding lens fiber membrane intrinsic protein isoform X2, producing the protein MYSFMGGGLFCAWVGTILLVVATATDHWMQYRLSGSFAHQGLWRYCLGHKCYLQTESIAYWNATRAFMILSALCATSGIVMGILAFAQQSAFTRLSRPFSAGIMFFASTLFVLLALAIYTGVTVSFLGRRFGDWRFSWSYILGWVALLMTFFAGIFYMCAYRMHECRRLSTPR; encoded by the exons ATGTACAGCTTCATGGGTGGCGGCCTCTTCTGTGCATGGGTGGGGACCATCCTCCTGGTGGTGGCCACGGCAACAGACCACTGGATGCAGTACCGGCTGTCAGGGTCCTTCGCTCACCAAGGCCTGTGGCGGTACTGCCTGGGCCACAAGTGCTACCTGCAGACGGAGAGCATTG CCTACTGGAATGCCACCCGGGCCTTCATGATCCTGTCCGCTCTGTGCGCCACCTCGGGCATCGTCATGGGCATCCTGGCCTTTGCGCAGCAGTCCGCCTTCACCCGCCTGTCGCGGCCCTTCTCCGCGGGCATCATGTTTTTTGCCTCCA CCCTCTTCGTGCTGTTGGCCTTGGCCATTTACACAGGAGTCACGGTCAGCTTCCTAGGCCGCCGCTTCGGGGACTGGCGCTTTTCCTGGTCTTACATCCTGGGCTGGGTAGCCCTGCTCATGACCTTCTTCGCAG GGATTTTCTACATGTGTGCCTACCGCATGCATGAGTGCCGGCGCCTGTCCACGCCCCGCTGA